A genomic window from Archocentrus centrarchus isolate MPI-CPG fArcCen1 chromosome 2, fArcCen1, whole genome shotgun sequence includes:
- the LOC115792965 gene encoding ETS translocation variant 5-like isoform X1 — MEGFYDQQVPFVIPESKCHTQEAEKCLSDRKRKFMDTELAQDTEGTSAACAQCATVSLTAELFQDLSQLQEIWIAEAQATDDEQFVPDFQSNNLMFHGLAASKVKREPSPSKDFSPCRTPQADMCLYSYSACEPAPTPASTPAVRHGSVHPAGPPPLQRQLQPSTPQLTSSCSPNHAPALSPSHLHNLPQANQSQRFAVPHPPISCSGASFNSEQRFQRQLSDPCLSFLPPKKTANTPYHPPIRDGRPMYQRHLSEPVVLQAPRGFKQELVDPRYPEPGPPASGPARPQNTFSHVTIKQEPRDFGYDSEVQTCQSSFEKSSVLYQNSSAGFGHDREPCLYYDDTCVVPERLEGKVKQEGLPYQRRGSLQLWQFLLTLLDNPANAHLIVWTGRNMEFKLIDPEEVARLWGIQKNRPAMNYDKLSRSLRYYYEKGIMQKVAGERYVYKFVCNPEALFSMAFPDNQRPSLKPDPDAVLPPSEEDGTPLPSYEDEAPYLVDGAEQSIQGLGFPDGYPY, encoded by the exons ATGGAGGGTTTTTATGACCAGCAGGTTCCCTTTGTGATCCCTGAGAGT AAATGTCACACACAGGAAGCAGAGAAGTGTCTCAGTGACAGGAAGAGGAAGTTCATGGACACCGAGCTGGCTCAGGACACGGAAGGTACGTCTGCCGCGTGTGCTCAGTGTGCCACCGTGTCTCTAACTGCAG AGCTTTTCCAAGACCTGAGTCAACTCCAAGAAATATGGATTGCAGAAG ctCAGGCTACAGATGACGAGCAGTTTGTCCCAGATTTCCAGTCCAACAACT TGATGTTTCATGGACTGGCCGCCAGCAAAGTGAAGCGAGAACCGAGTCCGTCCAAAGACTTCTCTCCCTGCAGAACGCCTCAGGCTGACATGTGCCTTTACAGTTACAG TGCCTGTGAGCCCGCTCCGACTCCAGCCTCCACACCTGCAGTACGACATGGCTCCGTCCACCCTGCTGGACCTCCACCCTTACAGAGGCAGTTACAGCCATCTACCCCCCAGCTGACCAGCAGCTGCTCCCCAAACCATGCTCCTGCCCTCAGCCCCTCCCACCTCCACAACCTTCCACAGGCCAATCAAAGCCAGCGGTTCGCTGTGCCGCATCCCCCCATCAGCTGCTCCGGTGCGTCTTTCAACTCAGAGCAAAG ATTCCAGCGGCAGCTGTCAGATCCCTGCCTGTCCTTCCTCCCTCCGAAGAAGACTGCAAACACGCCGTACCACCCCCCCATCCGTGATGGACGGCCAATGTATCAGCGCCACCTTTCAGAGCCTGTGGTTCTACAGGCCCCCCGAGGGTTTAAACAGGAACTGGTGGACCCGAGATACCCAGAGCCAGGGCCTCCTGCTTCAGGTCCGGCCCGTCCCCAGAATACCTTCAGCCATGTCACAATCAAGCAAGAGCCAAGGGACTTCGGCTatgactcag AGGTTCAAACTTGCCAGTCGTCATTTGAGAAGTCTTCTGTTTTGTACCAAAATAGCAGTGCAG GATTTGGCCACGACAGAGAGCCATGTTTGTACTATGACGACACCTGTGTCGTACCAGAAAGACTGGAAG GTAAAGTGAAACAGGAGGGTCTGCCATACCAGCGCCGTGGCTCCCTGCAGCTCTGGCAGTTCCTGCTCACACTCCTGGACAACCCGGCTAATGCGCACCTGATCGTTTGGACGGGACGAAACATGGAGTTTAAGCTGATCGATCCCGAAGAG GTGGCTCGCCTCTGGGGGATCCAGAAGAATAGACCAGCTATGAACTACGATAAGCTGAGTCGCTCACTGCGGTACTATTATGAAAAGGGCATTATGCAGAAG GTGGCTGGTGAGAGGTACGTCTACAAGTTTGTGTGCAACCCCGAGGCGCTGTTCTCCATGGCTTTTCCAGACAACCAGAGGCCaagtctgaagcctgacccgGATGCTGTCCTACCTCCTAGCGAGGAGGACGGCACCCCCCTCCCCAGCTATGAAGATGAGGCTCCTTATCTGGTTGATGGAGCGGAACAAAGCATCCAAGGACTGGGTTTCCCTGATGGCTACCCGTACTAG
- the LOC115792965 gene encoding ETS translocation variant 5-like isoform X2 has product MEGFYDQQVPFVIPESKCHTQEAEKCLSDRKRKFMDTELAQDTEELFQDLSQLQEIWIAEAQATDDEQFVPDFQSNNLMFHGLAASKVKREPSPSKDFSPCRTPQADMCLYSYSACEPAPTPASTPAVRHGSVHPAGPPPLQRQLQPSTPQLTSSCSPNHAPALSPSHLHNLPQANQSQRFAVPHPPISCSGASFNSEQRFQRQLSDPCLSFLPPKKTANTPYHPPIRDGRPMYQRHLSEPVVLQAPRGFKQELVDPRYPEPGPPASGPARPQNTFSHVTIKQEPRDFGYDSEVQTCQSSFEKSSVLYQNSSAGFGHDREPCLYYDDTCVVPERLEGKVKQEGLPYQRRGSLQLWQFLLTLLDNPANAHLIVWTGRNMEFKLIDPEEVARLWGIQKNRPAMNYDKLSRSLRYYYEKGIMQKVAGERYVYKFVCNPEALFSMAFPDNQRPSLKPDPDAVLPPSEEDGTPLPSYEDEAPYLVDGAEQSIQGLGFPDGYPY; this is encoded by the exons ATGGAGGGTTTTTATGACCAGCAGGTTCCCTTTGTGATCCCTGAGAGT AAATGTCACACACAGGAAGCAGAGAAGTGTCTCAGTGACAGGAAGAGGAAGTTCATGGACACCGAGCTGGCTCAGGACACGGAAG AGCTTTTCCAAGACCTGAGTCAACTCCAAGAAATATGGATTGCAGAAG ctCAGGCTACAGATGACGAGCAGTTTGTCCCAGATTTCCAGTCCAACAACT TGATGTTTCATGGACTGGCCGCCAGCAAAGTGAAGCGAGAACCGAGTCCGTCCAAAGACTTCTCTCCCTGCAGAACGCCTCAGGCTGACATGTGCCTTTACAGTTACAG TGCCTGTGAGCCCGCTCCGACTCCAGCCTCCACACCTGCAGTACGACATGGCTCCGTCCACCCTGCTGGACCTCCACCCTTACAGAGGCAGTTACAGCCATCTACCCCCCAGCTGACCAGCAGCTGCTCCCCAAACCATGCTCCTGCCCTCAGCCCCTCCCACCTCCACAACCTTCCACAGGCCAATCAAAGCCAGCGGTTCGCTGTGCCGCATCCCCCCATCAGCTGCTCCGGTGCGTCTTTCAACTCAGAGCAAAG ATTCCAGCGGCAGCTGTCAGATCCCTGCCTGTCCTTCCTCCCTCCGAAGAAGACTGCAAACACGCCGTACCACCCCCCCATCCGTGATGGACGGCCAATGTATCAGCGCCACCTTTCAGAGCCTGTGGTTCTACAGGCCCCCCGAGGGTTTAAACAGGAACTGGTGGACCCGAGATACCCAGAGCCAGGGCCTCCTGCTTCAGGTCCGGCCCGTCCCCAGAATACCTTCAGCCATGTCACAATCAAGCAAGAGCCAAGGGACTTCGGCTatgactcag AGGTTCAAACTTGCCAGTCGTCATTTGAGAAGTCTTCTGTTTTGTACCAAAATAGCAGTGCAG GATTTGGCCACGACAGAGAGCCATGTTTGTACTATGACGACACCTGTGTCGTACCAGAAAGACTGGAAG GTAAAGTGAAACAGGAGGGTCTGCCATACCAGCGCCGTGGCTCCCTGCAGCTCTGGCAGTTCCTGCTCACACTCCTGGACAACCCGGCTAATGCGCACCTGATCGTTTGGACGGGACGAAACATGGAGTTTAAGCTGATCGATCCCGAAGAG GTGGCTCGCCTCTGGGGGATCCAGAAGAATAGACCAGCTATGAACTACGATAAGCTGAGTCGCTCACTGCGGTACTATTATGAAAAGGGCATTATGCAGAAG GTGGCTGGTGAGAGGTACGTCTACAAGTTTGTGTGCAACCCCGAGGCGCTGTTCTCCATGGCTTTTCCAGACAACCAGAGGCCaagtctgaagcctgacccgGATGCTGTCCTACCTCCTAGCGAGGAGGACGGCACCCCCCTCCCCAGCTATGAAGATGAGGCTCCTTATCTGGTTGATGGAGCGGAACAAAGCATCCAAGGACTGGGTTTCCCTGATGGCTACCCGTACTAG